The DNA segment AATAGGTAAGTATGAAAAAAATGATGAACTAAATTGTGGAGGATGTGGCTATAACACCTGTAGGGAAAAGGCTCAAGCCGTATATGAAGGTATGGCAGAGCTAAATATGTGTCTTCCATTCATGAGAAGTAAGGCAGAGGGACTTACTAATGTGATCTTTGAACATTCGCCTAACGGAATAATATTGATAAATAATGACTTAAAAATTAAAGAGCTTAATAATAAGGCTGAAAAATTATTTCATATAAAGGCCCATGAAGTAAAGAATAAGCCTGTTCAAGTGATTTTAGAAGATGAATTATTTAGAAGAGTTCTTAATACGAAAGAGAGTATTATAGGTAAGAAAATCTATTATAAGGAATACAATATTGTATTATTTCAAAGTATTATATATTTAGAAAAGGAAAATATACTACTTGCCATTATGACAAACATAACAGAAGAAGAAAAACACAAACAAGAGTTAACCCTAGTAAAGGAAAATACCATAGATGCGGCACAAAAGGTAATAGAAAAACAGATGAGAGTGGCCCAAGAGATTGCCAGTTTACTTGGAGAAACCACAGCTGAGACTAAGGGAATACTTACTAAGTTAAAGAAGATAGTTCTTCAAGAAAATGGTGATTACAGATGAGATATTTTATAGATGTATCATCAAATAGTCTAAACAAGTATGAGGAAGAATTGTGTGGAGATAAGGTTGAAATAATAAGAAATGAAGATAGTGTAATTATAGTTGTAGCAGATGGTTTAGGCAGCGGAGTAAAGGCAAATATACTAGCTACACTAACTTCAAAAATAGCAGCGACCATGCTAAATGAAGGCATTAGCATAGAAGAGACTGTAGACACCATAATAAATACACTGCCTGAGTGCAAAGTAAGGAAATTAGCTTATGCTACCTTTACAATGATAAAGATAAAGGATGATGGTAGTGTTTATATAGCAGAATATGATAATCCTCCATTCATATTAGTTAGTGGAAATAAACACTTAGAAGTGGTAAAGAGAAAAAAACAATTACAGGGAAAAATAATAAAGGAAAGTGATTTTACATTATCTCCTGGAGATACTCTTACTGTAGTTAGTGACGGAGTTATTCATGCAGGAGTAGGGGCCTATTTAAATTTAGGTTGGCAATGGGATAATGTAAGGGATTACTTAGTAAATATAAACTTGAAAGAAAAATCAGCAGATAGTATAGGAAAGAATTTAATAGATGTATGTGAAAATTTATATGGAGGAAAACCTGGAGATGATACTACAGTAGTATCCGTAAAGGTTAGAGAGCCTGAAATAATAAATATGTTAATAGGACCACCACAGGATAAAATGAAGGATAAGGAAGTTGTATACGATTGGATAAGGGGAAATGGTAAAAAGATAGTATGTGGTGGAACGGCAGCTAATGTGGTAGCTAGAGAACTAAATAGAAAAATGAAAGTAAGTATGGACATAATAGACCATGAAGTACCACCTATAGGATATATAGATGGAGTAGACTTGACTACAGAAGGAGTTCTTACTTTAAATAATGCATTAAAAAGAATAGAATATTATAGGGAAAAGGGAGAATTAGCTTTTAAAAAGTCCTTTTATAATAAAAAAGATGGAGCATCCATATTGGCTAAAACCATAATAGAAGATTGTACCCATCTAAATGTTTGGATTGGTTCAGCAGTGAATCCTGCTCACCAAAAATCGGATTTTCCTATTAATTATTCTAATAAATTAAAAATAATAAATGACATGATAAAAGTTATAAGAGAAATGGGAAAAGTTGTGACTAAAAAAAGTATATAACGAGGTGACCTATGATTAAATTTCAAAGTAATGTACAAGTAATAAAGTTTGAAGTATTAAAAGAAGTAGCAAAAGCAGCTATGGAAGATAGATTATTACAGGATTATAAAAAACTGCCAAAAAAAATAATAAAAGGTCCAAAGCCTAGAACTAGGTGTTGTATATATAAGGAAAGGGCCATAATGAAACAAAGGGTAAGAGCAGCTATGGGAGGAAAAAGCAATAATAAAAATATTATAGAGGTATTGGATATAGCTTGCGATGCCTGTCCTATAAATAGATTTACAATAACAGAAGCCTGTAGAGGATGTTTAGCCCATAGATGTTCAGAAGCATGTCCCGTAGGAGCCATATATCATGTGGGACAAAGGGCATACATTAATCAAAATATATGTATAGAATGTGGTAAGTGTAGGGATGCTTGTCAATACAATGCCGTATCAGATGTAATGAGACCTTGTAGAGGATCTTGTCCTACAGGAGCCTTAACATTAGATGAAGATAAAACTGTTGTAATTAACGATGATTTATGTGTACAGTGTGGTATATGCATTGTACAATGCCCATTTGGTGCCATAATGGATAAATCATTTATAGCAGATATAATAGATATTATAAAACATTCAAGGGGAAATACTAAATATAAAACCTATGCTGTAGTAGCACCAGCCATAGTAAGTCAGTTTAATACAGAGTTTTTTAAGGTTGTAGAAGCCATAAAGAAATTAGGATTTTATGATGTGATAGAAGCAGCAGAGGGAGCTGATTTAGTAGCCCATTATGAAACAGAAGAATTTTTAGAAAAGTCAAAGGAAGATGGGGTAATGACTACATCCTGTTGCCCGGCCTTTGTAAAGTATGCAGAAATAACATATCCACAATTTAAGGATAATATATCTTCTACTGTATCACCTATGATAGCCATAAGTAGACTTATAAAGGAAAAGGATGAAAAGGCAAAGGTAGTATTTATTGGACCTTGCGTTGCAAAAAAAGCAGAGGCTATGAGGGAAGATGTAAAAGGGGATACGGACTTTGTAATGAGT comes from the Anaeromicrobium sediminis genome and includes:
- a CDS encoding PP2C family protein-serine/threonine phosphatase, translating into MRYFIDVSSNSLNKYEEELCGDKVEIIRNEDSVIIVVADGLGSGVKANILATLTSKIAATMLNEGISIEETVDTIINTLPECKVRKLAYATFTMIKIKDDGSVYIAEYDNPPFILVSGNKHLEVVKRKKQLQGKIIKESDFTLSPGDTLTVVSDGVIHAGVGAYLNLGWQWDNVRDYLVNINLKEKSADSIGKNLIDVCENLYGGKPGDDTTVVSVKVREPEIINMLIGPPQDKMKDKEVVYDWIRGNGKKIVCGGTAANVVARELNRKMKVSMDIIDHEVPPIGYIDGVDLTTEGVLTLNNALKRIEYYREKGELAFKKSFYNKKDGASILAKTIIEDCTHLNVWIGSAVNPAHQKSDFPINYSNKLKIINDMIKVIREMGKVVTKKSI
- a CDS encoding 4Fe-4S dicluster domain-containing protein yields the protein MIKFQSNVQVIKFEVLKEVAKAAMEDRLLQDYKKLPKKIIKGPKPRTRCCIYKERAIMKQRVRAAMGGKSNNKNIIEVLDIACDACPINRFTITEACRGCLAHRCSEACPVGAIYHVGQRAYINQNICIECGKCRDACQYNAVSDVMRPCRGSCPTGALTLDEDKTVVINDDLCVQCGICIVQCPFGAIMDKSFIADIIDIIKHSRGNTKYKTYAVVAPAIVSQFNTEFFKVVEAIKKLGFYDVIEAAEGADLVAHYETEEFLEKSKEDGVMTTSCCPAFVKYAEITYPQFKDNISSTVSPMIAISRLIKEKDEKAKVVFIGPCVAKKAEAMREDVKGDTDFVMSFEELYAMLVAKDIKIEDCQGDFNSKATPNAKMFARSAGVTEAIKNVIDKEKIDVDFKPVTCNGLKECDKAFKMLKVGRLNGNFVEGMACVDGCIGGPVNLIRRKQNAKKVNDYAKESKNVNGDYIVGESKKIDLHMHR